In Bermanella sp. WJH001, the genomic stretch TTCAAGCGTAGCAACACCATGGATTTGGATCCCATATGATTGAGCAATTTCAAACAATACTTTCGCGTGGCCACCGCTTCCAATTAAAATGATTTCATCACTCACTAATAAGGTCTCCCGCGCAATATTGGTGTGCTGATTTTTCACCCAATATATCCCAATATCGCAAAGGACTTATACCATCACCAGGACGTTTAATGGTGATATTATCTTCATTAAATACATCACCTTTCTTTATGTCGCAAGCCGCGACTAGACTTTTACGTGCTGCAACTCTATTTCTAATTTCTGAAGGATATGGGAATTTAATCCCGCTGCCCATAGCCTGCTCAACTTGTCGAATCCCACTCACCATATTCGCTAACTCATGGGGCTCAAGTGAGGCCTTATGGTCTGGGCCATCCATGTTTTTGTCCAAGGTAAAGTGTTTTTCAATGACCTCAGCACCATTTGCCACAGCAGCTATTGGAATAACAATACCTAAAGAGTGATCTGAATAACCTACTTTCACTTTAAAACTATGCTGTAACGTTTGCATAGAATTCAAGTTAATTTCATTAAACGGTGCGGGATATTCGGTTGTACAATGCAAAACAGTTACTTTTTCGGACAATGCTTGTTGCCCTGCAGCAGAACCATAAGCTTGTTGGAAACCCTCTAGGCTGGGCATGGTACTATTGCCTTGAGTATATCCAAATGCCAGCACCGATAAAGCCAATTCGATATCGGCAAGTGTGGCCATGCCCGTAGATAAGATAATATTTAGGCCCGTTTTGGCATGATCCAACACAAAGGGTAAATTGGTTAACTCACCAGAAGGAATTTTTAAACGTTTAATTCCTATGGTATCAACTAAAAAATCTAAACTTTGCTTATCAAACGCGGTTGATAAGAATTCGATGCCTTGCTGCTCACAGTATTCATTCAGTTTTAGAAAATCTGATTCCGAAAGCTCTAGCTTTGATAACATGGCTAATTGAGATTCATCTTGCTGAGTATTCTGTGTCTGGTATTTTGCTTTCTTAGCTTTAGCCGTAACGAGATTAATGGCTTTAAACGTCTGAAATTTAACAACATCTACACCCGCTAATTTTGCTTGATTAATCAACTCAAGCGCCAAATTCAAATCACCATTATGGTTTACCCCAGCTTCCGCGATAATCAATGTCATTAGCTCACCTTGATATCATAAAAAATTTTCATCTTTGAAGGGTTCATTTTACGAATTATTTTGATGATTTTTTCAGAAGCATGCCCATCACCATATGGATTATTATATCGACTTTTATCTTGACGAAATTCAGCACTCAGGCCTAGATCAATTGCTTGCTTAATAGATACCGAATCCAACGGTGTATCTATGACGGATTTAGCCCTCAAACGCCCTTGTTGGCGAGTACCAATATTAATTGTCGGTACACCTAATGCTGGCACTTCAATAATGCCACTGGAAGAATTTCCAATCACCAATTCACTTAATTTCACCACACTGTGGTAATAGCGATGACCAAGGGATTCAATCAGTAATACTCGATTTTTGTTAGAATGACTAAACTCCTTTAAACGATCAATGATATCCTGCCCACCATGATCCACATTGGGATAAGTCATTACCATTTTTATGTCTGGATATGCAGACAAAGCTGTCAATAGAGCTTCAACCCCAAGCAATGGTGAATCTCGAGATAAGGTTTCAGGGTGGTACGTTATTAAAAAAAATGGGGTAGAGAAATCAAAATCAAATACGCCACTTAATTCTAAATTAGAAATCAATGGTTGCTGCTTAATGTGGTCAATACCAAGTGCCCCAGTATTAAATA encodes the following:
- the neuB gene encoding N-acetylneuraminate synthase; the protein is MTLIIAEAGVNHNGDLNLALELINQAKLAGVDVVKFQTFKAINLVTAKAKKAKYQTQNTQQDESQLAMLSKLELSESDFLKLNEYCEQQGIEFLSTAFDKQSLDFLVDTIGIKRLKIPSGELTNLPFVLDHAKTGLNIILSTGMATLADIELALSVLAFGYTQGNSTMPSLEGFQQAYGSAAGQQALSEKVTVLHCTTEYPAPFNEINLNSMQTLQHSFKVKVGYSDHSLGIVIPIAAVANGAEVIEKHFTLDKNMDGPDHKASLEPHELANMVSGIRQVEQAMGSGIKFPYPSEIRNRVAARKSLVAACDIKKGDVFNEDNITIKRPGDGISPLRYWDILGEKSAHQYCAGDLISE
- the neuC gene encoding UDP-N-acetylglucosamine 2-epimerase, yielding MINSVLVFTSTRADYGILYPLLKALQGEQKLQLKILTSGTHLSKRFGNTYQEIEKDGFKIDAKVDILSQDNSQYGVVKNLAQAIDKYNDELFRIKPDLLILLGDRYEALAMAQCAYIHHIPVLHLHGGEVTSGAYDDGFRHSITKLSHYHCVANETYRQRVIQLGEAPDRVFNTGALGIDHIKQQPLISNLELSGVFDFDFSTPFFLITYHPETLSRDSPLLGVEALLTALSAYPDIKMVMTYPNVDHGGQDIIDRLKEFSHSNKNRVLLIESLGHRYYHSVVKLSELVIGNSSSGIIEVPALGVPTINIGTRQQGRLRAKSVIDTPLDSVSIKQAIDLGLSAEFRQDKSRYNNPYGDGHASEKIIKIIRKMNPSKMKIFYDIKVS